The following proteins come from a genomic window of Diprion similis isolate iyDipSimi1 chromosome 8, iyDipSimi1.1, whole genome shotgun sequence:
- the LOC124409431 gene encoding sterol regulatory element-binding protein cleavage-activating protein isoform X2: MSRSLPDRVAGLYYAHGLFCSSHPVAVISLAISVVLLCCYPLVNLPMPGNAPRTIINQTEVPVNGSETPALYVQQVTLRVGVVPWTEDLSLTDAFRGPLYEIFNLLEIIRNYQDPETLKTLGQVCLHVEAVKRRNAKKPDVLPEYNCLVLSPANLWQQSLELFNQDTNLINTIYSYQNLQKSKVSLAEIMFGMSLKETGIKRYPIRVRQRVIQYAVTIVLKEHDPRFIKGLKHRLTTYYPLHQSPDKNSSYTLPVDETLHIFYPGEFNYCDFFPLVMTFFSLFLYVYFSVRKIELIKSKIGMAFSATITVAASLSMSVGLCFFFGLTLSLSGKEIFPYLVLIVGLENVLVLTKSVVSTPAHLDVKIRVAQGLSKEGWSITKNLLTEVTILTIGLFTFVPAIQEFCIFAIVGLLNDFFLQMVFFSTILAIDIRRTELSNDTSRFHLPNGPSMRRQQFTTFQNKKGNMFRSKSHPRLNGLASNGPTNVVAPNNQNTATLAKIPKRLRLVHFWARTRIFQRAFMVWMVVWISMIIYNSGIIEHLIRLSDPSKHEADIDGYTLDRPQTVNNYIEFNTVKPVLTSSSTLPPNHLNDQNPLSNNITEELNKLCPVDFPPWNRLSLYHWSSIHSLYNISLAGEQITILPTIKLAHAVNPQLARQISNPNDIQQFQWQSLATAALDPLDFSDMEVPTRSEGRGFNAPFVPSSPMEIFLAALLCLISVIVVAYTMVVLYRCICSRNYAEWRASWHQQEKSNDSVTQLVMEAVPLVLEGHTQEVECIATDGNTIASVCLAGHIRVWDSISGEQLAHIDRKQFFGNSTKDLNQTIPDSEELMSDYESGSPPSRGEMETANSYGLYSNLSGAQVRKRNECMSYDIRHSPGSSLDYDYQINEYSPEKQNELMRRSIDCSFDFPDLRSTINTNFSAMKYSPVQKNYEQGFDFGDQYKQLFEEHRKSVDEIQKSEVSDRLTLSTNRLNNTESISSVNSLGTDKTVQITYQNVSPIWCIDYQENLIVVGCANGNLEFWEGTTGLLKCIFDDGSGLGISAIKFIGNRVVAAKLNGSLDFLQLEIYNRGQHMDWCTTSYRRTHIRTRSAGSPMDIDNFIPTEDNLRCMKIGSHRAHQQPITVLDSEGGRVLTGSQDHTLKVYRLEDQLPLYTLHGHCGPISCLFIDRVSPMTSGSGSQDGLLCVWDLLTV, from the exons ATGTCCCGCAGCCTGCCGGACAGAGTGGCAGGGCTTTACTATGCCCATGGCCTATTTTGTTCATCGCATCCCGTTGCCGTAATTTCATTGGCAATATCTGTCGTTTTGCTATGCTG CTATCCTCTAGTGAATCTTCCTATGCCAGGAAATGCTCCTCGAACAATAATAAACCAAACAGAAGTGCCTGTTAATGGTTCGGAAACCCCTGCGTTATACGTGCAGCAAGTAACGTTGAGAGTGGGAGTTGTCCCATGGACCGAAGACCTTAGCTTGACGGATGCATTCAGAGGACCACtttatgaaatattcaatttattggAGATCATCCGAAACTACCAGGACCCAGAAAC GCTGAAGACACTTGGTCAGGTTTGCCTCCATGTCGAGGCTGTGAAACGAAGAAATGCCAAAAAGCCAGATGTTCTACCGGAATACAACTGCCTTGTTTTGTCGCCGGCAAATCTATGGCAGCAAAGTTTGGAGCTCTTCAATCAGGACACCAATCTTATCAACACTATTTACTCGTATCAG AATCTGCAAAAGAGCAAGGTCAGCCTCGCGGAAATAATGTTTGGCATGAGCCTGAAAGAGACGGGTATAAAACGTTATCCTATTCGCGTAAGGCAACGAGTAATTCAATACGCCGTGACAATTGTTCTCAAAGAACACGATCCTCG ATTCATAAAAGGATTGAAACATCGACTCACAACGTACTATCCTCTTCATCAGTCGccagataaaaattcatcgtatACGCTACCAGTTGACGAGACGTTGCACATATTTTACCCTGGTGAATTCAATTACTGCGATTTCTTTCCGCTTGtcatgacatttttttccttatttttgtACGTTTATTTTTCGGTTCGTAAAATCGAGCTGATTAAGTCGAAAATTGGAATGGCATTCAGTGCAACTATTACCGTTGCTGCTTCCCTATCAATGAGCGTTGgattgtgtttcttttttggaCTGACTCTGAGCCTGAGTGGAAAAGAAATCTTTCCATACTTAGTTCTGATCGTTGGGCTAGAGAATGTACTCGTCCTGACAAAGAGCGTCGTTAGTACACCGGCACATCTAGACGTGAAAATCCGCGTTGCTCAAGGCTTGTCGAAGGAAGGCTGGTCAATAACTAAGAATCTATTAACCGAGGTCACTATCTTGACCATTGGGTTATTCACGTTTGTTCCGGCCATTCAAGAATTCTGTATTTTCGCCATTGTCGGATTACTCAACGATTTCTTCCTTCAGATggtatttttttccaccattctCGCAATAGACATCAGAAGAACCGAGCTGTCAAACGACACGTCAAGGTTTCATTTACCAAATGGTCCGTCGATGCGTAGACAACAGTTCACaacatttcaaaacaaaaaaggcaACATGTTTCGTTCCAAATCACATCCAAGATTGAATGGCCTGGCCAGCAACGGTCCGACTAACGTCGTTGCCCCCAACAATCAAAATACTGCCACACTTGCAAAGATACCGAAACGTTTGAGGCTTGTTCATTTTTGGGCAAGAACAAGgatttttcaaagagcattCATGGTTTGGATGGTAGTTTGGATCAGCATGATCATATACAACTCTGGTATCATCGAACACCTGATTAGATTGAGCGATCCGTCAAAACACGAAGCCGACATCGATGGATATACGCTAGACAGGCCACAGACGGTGAACAATTACATCGAATTCAACACTGTGAAACCTGTACTCACCTCGTCTTCTACACTGCCGCCGAACCATTTGAACGATcag AATCCGTTATCAAACAATATTACTGAAGAGCTCAACAAGTTATGCCCTGTTGATTTTCCACCCTGGAATCGTTTGTCGTTGTACCACTGGTCTTCGATCCATTCGTTGTACAACATATCGCTGGCTGGTGAACAAATAACAATACTTCCCACTATCAAGCTGGCTCATGCTGTAAACCCTCAGCTGGCTAGGCAAATAAGCAATCCAAACGACATACAGCAGTTCCAATGGCAGAGCCTCGCGACAGCTGCTCTTgatcctttggatttttcag ACATGGAAGTACCAACCAGATCTGAAGGACGAGGCTTTAATGCTCCTTTCGTGCCGTCCAGTCcaatggaaatatttttggcgGCTTTGCTATGCCTGATCAGCGTAATAGTCGTCGCTTATACAATGGTAGTTCTCTATCGCTGTATCTGTAGCAGGAACTATGCAGAGTGGAGGGCTAGTTGGCACCAGCAAGAGAAATCAAACGATTCCGTGACTCAACTCGTAATGGAAGCCGTCCCTTTGGTACTGGAAGGTCACACCCAAGAAGTCGAATGTATAGCAACAGATGGAAACACGATAGCCAGCGTATGCTTGGCTGGGCATATCAGAGTTTGGGATTCGATATCTGGAGAACAATTGGCTCACATAGACAGAAAGCAATTTTTTGGTAACTCCACGAAAGATTTGAATCAGACGATTCCAGACTCTGAGGAGTTGATGTCAGATTACGAAAGCGGTTCCCCTCCTTCCAGGGGTGAGATGGAAACTGCCAATTCGTACGGACTTTACTCAAACTTGAGCGGCGCTCAGGTGAGAAAAAGGAACGAGTGCATGTCGTACGACATCAGGCATTCCCCTGGCTCTTCGCTGGACTACGATTATCAAATAAACGAATATAGTCCAGAAAAGCAGAACGAGCTTATGCGAAGAAGTATCGACTGCAGCTTTGACTTCCCGGATTTAAGGTCGACCATAAACACCAACTTCTCTGCCATGAAATATTCCCCTGTTCAAAAGAATTACGAACAAGGTTTCGACTTTGGCGATCAATATAAACAACTGTTCGAGGAGCACAGGAAATCAGTTGACGAAATTCAGAAGTCCGAAGTTTCAGATCGCCTTACTTTATCCACCAATCGATTGAACAAtaccgaatcgattagtagcGTCAATTCATTGGGTACAGACAAAACTGTACAAATTACATACCAAAACGTGTCGCCAATTTGGTGTATCGATTATCAAGAAAACCTGATTGTAGTGGGTTGTGCCAATGGAAATTTGGAGTTTTGGGAAGGAACTACTGGTTTGCTCAAG TGTATATTTGACGACGGATCAGGACTTGGAATATCTGCAATTAAGTTTATCGGCAACAGGGTAGTAGCAGCAAAGTTAAACGgatctttagattttttacaaCTTGAAATATACAACAGAGGACAGCACATGGACTGGTGTACAACTTCGTACAGAAGAA CGCACATTAGAACACGTAGCGCAGGATCGCCTATGGATATCGATAATTTCATCCCCACAGAAGATAATCTGCGCTGTATGAAAATCGGCTCTCATAGAGCGCACCAACAGCCTATTACAGTTCTGGATAGTGAAGGCGGTAGAGTTCTTACCGGTAGTCAGGACCATACGCTTAAAGTATATAG GTTAGAAGATCAATTACCCTTGTACACTCTACACGGTCATTGCGGGCCAATATCGTGCCTCTTCATTGACAGGGTCAGTCCAATGACCTCTGGAAGCGGATCTCAGGATGGGTTGTTGTGCGTCTGGGACTTGCTGACAG TATAG
- the LOC124409431 gene encoding sterol regulatory element-binding protein cleavage-activating protein isoform X1 — MSRSLPDRVAGLYYAHGLFCSSHPVAVISLAISVVLLCCYPLVNLPMPGNAPRTIINQTEVPVNGSETPALYVQQVTLRVGVVPWTEDLSLTDAFRGPLYEIFNLLEIIRNYQDPETLKTLGQVCLHVEAVKRRNAKKPDVLPEYNCLVLSPANLWQQSLELFNQDTNLINTIYSYQNLQKSKVSLAEIMFGMSLKETGIKRYPIRVRQRVIQYAVTIVLKEHDPRFIKGLKHRLTTYYPLHQSPDKNSSYTLPVDETLHIFYPGEFNYCDFFPLVMTFFSLFLYVYFSVRKIELIKSKIGMAFSATITVAASLSMSVGLCFFFGLTLSLSGKEIFPYLVLIVGLENVLVLTKSVVSTPAHLDVKIRVAQGLSKEGWSITKNLLTEVTILTIGLFTFVPAIQEFCIFAIVGLLNDFFLQMVFFSTILAIDIRRTELSNDTSRFHLPNGPSMRRQQFTTFQNKKGNMFRSKSHPRLNGLASNGPTNVVAPNNQNTATLAKIPKRLRLVHFWARTRIFQRAFMVWMVVWISMIIYNSGIIEHLIRLSDPSKHEADIDGYTLDRPQTVNNYIEFNTVKPVLTSSSTLPPNHLNDQNPLSNNITEELNKLCPVDFPPWNRLSLYHWSSIHSLYNISLAGEQITILPTIKLAHAVNPQLARQISNPNDIQQFQWQSLATAALDPLDFSDMEVPTRSEGRGFNAPFVPSSPMEIFLAALLCLISVIVVAYTMVVLYRCICSRNYAEWRASWHQQEKSNDSVTQLVMEAVPLVLEGHTQEVECIATDGNTIASVCLAGHIRVWDSISGEQLAHIDRKQFFGNSTKDLNQTIPDSEELMSDYESGSPPSRGEMETANSYGLYSNLSGAQVRKRNECMSYDIRHSPGSSLDYDYQINEYSPEKQNELMRRSIDCSFDFPDLRSTINTNFSAMKYSPVQKNYEQGFDFGDQYKQLFEEHRKSVDEIQKSEVSDRLTLSTNRLNNTESISSVNSLGTDKTVQITYQNVSPIWCIDYQENLIVVGCANGNLEFWEGTTGLLKCIFDDGSGLGISAIKFIGNRVVAAKLNGSLDFLQLEIYNRGQHMDWCTTSYRRTHIRTRSAGSPMDIDNFIPTEDNLRCMKIGSHRAHQQPITVLDSEGGRVLTGSQDHTLKVYRLEDQLPLYTLHGHCGPISCLFIDRVSPMTSGSGSQDGLLCVWDLLTGACMYSTQAHDGAVAAITCSASYVISIGTDERLCVWERFQGHLLHALPAHRAAYSPQLVMLTHHLLITSNQGCLVVWDVRTGEAVREVRLGHKDSCIFVKQMLALRDSVVCDFSRQLRIVRFPLVYDKVD; from the exons ATGTCCCGCAGCCTGCCGGACAGAGTGGCAGGGCTTTACTATGCCCATGGCCTATTTTGTTCATCGCATCCCGTTGCCGTAATTTCATTGGCAATATCTGTCGTTTTGCTATGCTG CTATCCTCTAGTGAATCTTCCTATGCCAGGAAATGCTCCTCGAACAATAATAAACCAAACAGAAGTGCCTGTTAATGGTTCGGAAACCCCTGCGTTATACGTGCAGCAAGTAACGTTGAGAGTGGGAGTTGTCCCATGGACCGAAGACCTTAGCTTGACGGATGCATTCAGAGGACCACtttatgaaatattcaatttattggAGATCATCCGAAACTACCAGGACCCAGAAAC GCTGAAGACACTTGGTCAGGTTTGCCTCCATGTCGAGGCTGTGAAACGAAGAAATGCCAAAAAGCCAGATGTTCTACCGGAATACAACTGCCTTGTTTTGTCGCCGGCAAATCTATGGCAGCAAAGTTTGGAGCTCTTCAATCAGGACACCAATCTTATCAACACTATTTACTCGTATCAG AATCTGCAAAAGAGCAAGGTCAGCCTCGCGGAAATAATGTTTGGCATGAGCCTGAAAGAGACGGGTATAAAACGTTATCCTATTCGCGTAAGGCAACGAGTAATTCAATACGCCGTGACAATTGTTCTCAAAGAACACGATCCTCG ATTCATAAAAGGATTGAAACATCGACTCACAACGTACTATCCTCTTCATCAGTCGccagataaaaattcatcgtatACGCTACCAGTTGACGAGACGTTGCACATATTTTACCCTGGTGAATTCAATTACTGCGATTTCTTTCCGCTTGtcatgacatttttttccttatttttgtACGTTTATTTTTCGGTTCGTAAAATCGAGCTGATTAAGTCGAAAATTGGAATGGCATTCAGTGCAACTATTACCGTTGCTGCTTCCCTATCAATGAGCGTTGgattgtgtttcttttttggaCTGACTCTGAGCCTGAGTGGAAAAGAAATCTTTCCATACTTAGTTCTGATCGTTGGGCTAGAGAATGTACTCGTCCTGACAAAGAGCGTCGTTAGTACACCGGCACATCTAGACGTGAAAATCCGCGTTGCTCAAGGCTTGTCGAAGGAAGGCTGGTCAATAACTAAGAATCTATTAACCGAGGTCACTATCTTGACCATTGGGTTATTCACGTTTGTTCCGGCCATTCAAGAATTCTGTATTTTCGCCATTGTCGGATTACTCAACGATTTCTTCCTTCAGATggtatttttttccaccattctCGCAATAGACATCAGAAGAACCGAGCTGTCAAACGACACGTCAAGGTTTCATTTACCAAATGGTCCGTCGATGCGTAGACAACAGTTCACaacatttcaaaacaaaaaaggcaACATGTTTCGTTCCAAATCACATCCAAGATTGAATGGCCTGGCCAGCAACGGTCCGACTAACGTCGTTGCCCCCAACAATCAAAATACTGCCACACTTGCAAAGATACCGAAACGTTTGAGGCTTGTTCATTTTTGGGCAAGAACAAGgatttttcaaagagcattCATGGTTTGGATGGTAGTTTGGATCAGCATGATCATATACAACTCTGGTATCATCGAACACCTGATTAGATTGAGCGATCCGTCAAAACACGAAGCCGACATCGATGGATATACGCTAGACAGGCCACAGACGGTGAACAATTACATCGAATTCAACACTGTGAAACCTGTACTCACCTCGTCTTCTACACTGCCGCCGAACCATTTGAACGATcag AATCCGTTATCAAACAATATTACTGAAGAGCTCAACAAGTTATGCCCTGTTGATTTTCCACCCTGGAATCGTTTGTCGTTGTACCACTGGTCTTCGATCCATTCGTTGTACAACATATCGCTGGCTGGTGAACAAATAACAATACTTCCCACTATCAAGCTGGCTCATGCTGTAAACCCTCAGCTGGCTAGGCAAATAAGCAATCCAAACGACATACAGCAGTTCCAATGGCAGAGCCTCGCGACAGCTGCTCTTgatcctttggatttttcag ACATGGAAGTACCAACCAGATCTGAAGGACGAGGCTTTAATGCTCCTTTCGTGCCGTCCAGTCcaatggaaatatttttggcgGCTTTGCTATGCCTGATCAGCGTAATAGTCGTCGCTTATACAATGGTAGTTCTCTATCGCTGTATCTGTAGCAGGAACTATGCAGAGTGGAGGGCTAGTTGGCACCAGCAAGAGAAATCAAACGATTCCGTGACTCAACTCGTAATGGAAGCCGTCCCTTTGGTACTGGAAGGTCACACCCAAGAAGTCGAATGTATAGCAACAGATGGAAACACGATAGCCAGCGTATGCTTGGCTGGGCATATCAGAGTTTGGGATTCGATATCTGGAGAACAATTGGCTCACATAGACAGAAAGCAATTTTTTGGTAACTCCACGAAAGATTTGAATCAGACGATTCCAGACTCTGAGGAGTTGATGTCAGATTACGAAAGCGGTTCCCCTCCTTCCAGGGGTGAGATGGAAACTGCCAATTCGTACGGACTTTACTCAAACTTGAGCGGCGCTCAGGTGAGAAAAAGGAACGAGTGCATGTCGTACGACATCAGGCATTCCCCTGGCTCTTCGCTGGACTACGATTATCAAATAAACGAATATAGTCCAGAAAAGCAGAACGAGCTTATGCGAAGAAGTATCGACTGCAGCTTTGACTTCCCGGATTTAAGGTCGACCATAAACACCAACTTCTCTGCCATGAAATATTCCCCTGTTCAAAAGAATTACGAACAAGGTTTCGACTTTGGCGATCAATATAAACAACTGTTCGAGGAGCACAGGAAATCAGTTGACGAAATTCAGAAGTCCGAAGTTTCAGATCGCCTTACTTTATCCACCAATCGATTGAACAAtaccgaatcgattagtagcGTCAATTCATTGGGTACAGACAAAACTGTACAAATTACATACCAAAACGTGTCGCCAATTTGGTGTATCGATTATCAAGAAAACCTGATTGTAGTGGGTTGTGCCAATGGAAATTTGGAGTTTTGGGAAGGAACTACTGGTTTGCTCAAG TGTATATTTGACGACGGATCAGGACTTGGAATATCTGCAATTAAGTTTATCGGCAACAGGGTAGTAGCAGCAAAGTTAAACGgatctttagattttttacaaCTTGAAATATACAACAGAGGACAGCACATGGACTGGTGTACAACTTCGTACAGAAGAA CGCACATTAGAACACGTAGCGCAGGATCGCCTATGGATATCGATAATTTCATCCCCACAGAAGATAATCTGCGCTGTATGAAAATCGGCTCTCATAGAGCGCACCAACAGCCTATTACAGTTCTGGATAGTGAAGGCGGTAGAGTTCTTACCGGTAGTCAGGACCATACGCTTAAAGTATATAG GTTAGAAGATCAATTACCCTTGTACACTCTACACGGTCATTGCGGGCCAATATCGTGCCTCTTCATTGACAGGGTCAGTCCAATGACCTCTGGAAGCGGATCTCAGGATGGGTTGTTGTGCGTCTGGGACTTGCTGACAG GCGCGTGTATGTACAGCACGCAGGCTCACGATGGGGCCGTCGCAGCGATAACGTGCTCCGCTTCGTATGTAATTAGTATAGGGACCGACGAGAGGCTGTGTGTTTGGGAGAGATTCCAAGGGCACTTGTTGCACGCTCTTCCGGCTCATAGGGCTGCCTACAGTCCCCAATTAGTGATGCTGACCCATCACTTGCTCATCACAAGTAACCAG GGATGTTTGGTCGTTTGGGACGTGAGGACTGGAGAAGCCGTACGAGAAGTGAGACTGGGTCACAAAGACAGTTGCATCTTTGTAAAACAAATGCTGGCTCTGAGAGACAGTGTGGTTTGCGACTTTAGCCGACAGTTAAGGATAGTCAGGTTTCCATTGGTATACGATAAGGTAGACTAA